The sequence below is a genomic window from Bactrocera neohumeralis isolate Rockhampton chromosome 4, APGP_CSIRO_Bneo_wtdbg2-racon-allhic-juicebox.fasta_v2, whole genome shotgun sequence.
TAAATTGCAGAAAATTATTCAGAGCTGTATGACCTAACTATAGTTCCAAAAACTTCACTTTTGGGTAGTTCTAGACTTTACATCTAcatctttattggcgtagacaccgcgaGTTTACAACGGCGccccagtcgttcttcctttttgctgCCTCTTTGCGCCaaatggagattccaagcgacgCCAGGTCCTTCTGCACCTGGTGCCTTTCTATCTAATAACTTGTTAAGAATTTCTTAAGCTTCACCACCgctattgtatatattataggaaaaccaaaccaaattatagggaatttaatattatatgtatattataataagAGCGAACTCGGTCTCATTAACACAACAATCAACCTAACGGTTCACAATCAATCACTTAACTGCTGACGTGCCATCAATTACTCGATATAGTTTGCGCGAATTTCTCATTTCCTCCACTGATCTATTGTGTTTCTGTTTTTTCCTTGCAGGCTGTCACTATGAAGATGTCTACTTGCAATTGTGCTGGTCACAGCGTTAATGCAACAACAGTGTCATGCCACATATATGCACCTGCAATCAACAGCAAGACCGTGAGCGTCGTTAATTACAATTGCAAAGATGAGGCCACCAGCCATGCAAACAGCCGCGTTGCAGCCGAATAATGAGCTGCACAACGACACACAGCGACAGCGTttactacaacagcaacaacagaacATAGCACACCTGCCGCCACACTTGCGACAACAGCAGCCGCAGCAGCTACAGCTACAACTGCAattccagcaacaacaacaaccgcaaacCACGCCACTTACACTACTCAACCAGTCGAGTTACGATCCAACAGCGGCAGCGACAGCGCAACAAGCGCGCAACAAATACTACTTCGAGCAACACGAATTCACAGTTGATAAACCGTTGAATTTTGTTGCGACCACAACAACAGCGTCCGCGAAAGAGGCTGTGAATCTGAATGCGCGCCGAAGTTCAGTAGCGTCCATTAGGCTGCCCATAGTCGATGAGAAGTCTAGGCAGGAGCAATTACTGCAACGCCAACACGCGCAGCCACAAGCGCAGCCGCAACCGCAGGGCGCCAGTCTTGATTGCATACAATTGCTGGACTTGAGCACTTCACCGCCACATGAGCCAATCTATCCGTTGCAAGGTAGCGTGTCTACGTACTTGCCGCAACGGTCTTTAGCGGATGTGCCACCGCCATATCGACGCGCCTCCGCAGCCAGTGTGGCACCAGTGCCAACGCATCGCGCCTCCTACGCCAGCCAATACTCGCGCTCGTCGTCGAGTGAGGACGGTTCCATAGGTGGCGTTAGCGCTGCGCCCTACCCGAACTCATATACGCGCGCCAACAGCGCATTCGATGACGCGGCTGAGCATTTCATAATCAACTTTCCAGCCGCAGACTCACCGTCACACAATCAGAACGATTGCGTTATAAATTTGCCGCTCTCCGAGACCGAACCGTTGCTAACGAACATCGAGGCCACAGTTGCGGATAAGCAGCGCTCCATACGTCTGCCGAAGAGTAGTGCCTCATTGATATTCACGAAGAAGGATCTGTTGCCGCAACGTACCGCGTCTGTGGCACCCTACCAAGCTGCCAATACGAATAATAATTGCGCgacgctacaaaaacaacagcaatcgAAGCAGCCGAAACGCAATCAagcgaagcaacaacaacagcagcagcaacaacaacagcagttgcATCATAGTCTGAGTTTGCGCTCCGCTAACGAATACGCGACGCGCAAACCCGTCAAGCATCTACCAGCCTCATATCAGCAGCATCAGccgccgcaacaacaacagctgcaacaGCAACGTCGTAGTTTACaattaaattacaacaataatcTGGTAACCACATCCACGTGCTGTAGCGCAAACAACAACTACTGCAGCAGCGTCACGGGCAAGGGTGTTAGAGCGCCCAGCGCCAGCACCGGCGGCAGCAAGAGTGTCGGTGCTGTTTTGCATAAACATCATCAGCCGAGCGCTGCATTAAGCGCCACAGTGGCAAAAGCAgaagaacaacagcaacaatccGGTCAAACGAACACAAACACGGCAGCGACAACGCGCAAGCAACACGCGTACTCCTGGTACGCCCCTGTCTATACTGCACTCGAGGAGGAACTGGAACAGGATTCTAGAGTAAGTAGCGCGGAGGGATGCCTATATGcgtatatgtatgagcgtgaccactaaattattgttttttttttattgagatcCTAAAGCAGCTTGAAAGACAATAGAGCTCCCTGACATTTATATTGTCGGatcaaattttttactatttttttctcgTCCTAAAGCGAACTCTCAATTTCCAAATGAAATAGGTTCTTACTAATGGAGATTATATGTCAGAAGATGATATGAACTCAAAGAAAAATGACAACTGAAGATTAGTGATTAGTTAAGATTCCCGTCATTTGGGCTGCTTGGGTCTGAGTCGCTTAAAAGTTAAGATTTCAaggagtttacaacagcgcgccagtcgttcttccttttcgttgtttggtaccaattggagattccaagtttaGCCAGGTTTctcctccacctggtctttccaacggagtggaagccTTCTTTTTCCTCTAATGCGAACTTCAAATTTCCAAATGAAATAGGTTCTTACTAATGGAGATTATATGTCAGAAGATGCTATGAACTCAAAGAAAAATGACAAAAGAAGATTAGTGATTAGTTAAGATTCCCGTCATTTGGGCTGCTTGGGTCTGAGTCGCTTAAAAGTTAAGATTTCAaggagtttacaacagcgcgcctgtcgttcttccttttcgttgtttggcACCAATCGGAGATTCCAAGTTTAGCCAGTTTctcctccacctggtctttccaacggagtggaagccTTCTTTTTCCtctgctggagtgttttcatccatcggAACGACACGACCTAGTCCGCAAATTTCGCTGCGTacagcaaaggaccataaatcttccatgGAACCTGTCTCTCGAtaattcgtaacgtcgactcatcagatgttgtcatcgtttaTGCCTGTGCTTCATATTataggacggggatgatgagtgacttgtagaactTGGTCTTTGTTCTTCGAGAGACGAATAAGacctaaacaaacaagtcaTAATCCATATATTTGTCGCTAGATATCGAACTTCTCACCACGAATGACTGCTTTCCTGCGCTTATGTTGCGTCTTTCCATCTCCATGTGTTTTTATGGTCTCCCGCATCTTCGAGCATAGTCGATCCCTTTCCATCGACGTTGGAAAATTGCTTCTTCCTACAAACAGCTGCATGAAGTCTACCCAAAGCGAATCGAAGTAGTGTATACTGAAGCTAAGGGGCTAACATTTCTGAACTTCATGTGAAATCTTAGGAGGTTTTACTCAGCAAGAAGAACATTGGGGTGTCTTGCTTCCAGATATAGTCTAGATCTATCTAAGTAGACTTAGAATATAAGTAATCCGTTATATGATGGTGGCAGGTGGCTAAGTCTCACAAACTCTCATAGCTCTTTCCAGAAGTATCTGAACGGTTTTCTTTCAAATAACTCCACAAAACTTTTCCAACACTGATATTTTGAGTTCAAGCTGcaagaaagagaaaataaaaacaaaaaatttaagaaaaattatgaacaaataacaaaaaaaaatattaaatttaatgtcaaaattaaattcatttttctgATTTGTTCCAAACACGTAGGATTCTTCGCCAATCCACAACCTGGCCAACACAAAGAAACAACACCTCAACCACTACCAACAGCAACGGTCCTCACACAACTCCTCGACGGCGGTCGACAATGAGACCGTTGCGCTGCTAGAGACGCGCAACCAAGTCAACATACAGGCGCAACTGCATGCGCAGGCCAACAGCCACGCCCATGCGGGCAAAGACGGCAACGACATTAGTGCTGTTGGTGGCGGTAACGGCGTTGGAAGTGGCAGTGGTGTCGGAGTTGCACGCAACGCGAAGTACGAAGCGAAATACGCAGGTCTGGCGCGGCGTACAAATGGTGGCGGACCGCAAGCGCCCACAACATTACCGCTGTCGAATGCACATAATGCCGCTATGCAGGCCGAGATGTCCGGTGGCGAGAGCGGCTACGGAGAGTCGCAAACAACAGCGCCGATGAACGGCTTTGATGGCGATGTTGGGTTGGTGAACTCACTGGGTAGCACGTTGCCGCCACGCAGGCGCATAGAGAACTTTCTGAAATCGCTGGTGGGACGCAAGTCGTCCAGTGCGCGCAGCAATAGCGGCAATTCGATCAACGGTGGCAATGTGGATGTGCTGAATTGTCGCGCAGAAAATATTGTTTCGCAACAGCCGATGCCCTCATCGCCGGAGATCAAGATTACGCGAACGCCTTCGGAGCAGAACATGGTGCTGTTGCGCGAAACTTCGCAACGCGGTCGTCAATATAAGCAACAATCGGCAGCGGCGCAGGAGCAGCGAAAGAGCGATTGTGGTGGCGGCGACAAGTTAACCGTGAATGGTGCGATGCAGGGCAGCACATCATCGCTGAATGTGGTGCAACAGAAATTGTGGAATATCATGCGGCGCGAGGGCAGCGCGGCCAGCTTGTACAACGAGAAGTCGCACTCGATCGTGCAGTACCGCGGTCTGCGCAAGTGTGAGACTGTATTGGCGCTGACGCGGCAAACCAACTCGTTGTGCTCGCCCATATTCGGCGGCAGCGCGGCGGCACATGTGGGCGCCAGCGGCAGAAACAATGGGAGCGCTAGTAACGGTGGCGCTGGTGTAGCACGGCACAATAGTTGTAGCGCCGGTGGTGTTAGCGCGTGCGGCGGCATGCGGCGCACACACACCACTGGCAGCGGCATCTTCAGCACTAGCGGCGTCGAACAAATACGTCCGCTAAATCGACTGCGGAACAGCGTGACGAGCATCAATGCCGCAGCGACATGCTCGCGCTGTTCAAGTTTGCTATCGCTGGCCGCTTCAGGATCGCGCTACTCACTCAATGTGGCGGCGAATGCAGGCGCTGCCGGCGCGTTCGCACCGACTACGGCGACGCAAATGCACACATCCGCTTCTCAACAACAGCTGCAAGCGCTGGCAGCAACGCTTGATTACAAGCCACCACCACATTCTtcacaacaacatcaacagcagcGCGAACGCAAAATTAGCAACGTAAGCAGTAGTCAGTTAAATAGTAGTAATTATATTGTATTAAGTAGTAATCGCATTGCTGATACCACTGTCGTCGAGCACAATGCCGGTGGCAGCGGTGCCGGCAACAGCAGCAGTGGTAATTGTTCCCGTAAAAGCTCGGCCGATGCGCCAAGTACGCACAGCGCGAGCAGCATCACACCGCCGTCCAATATGACCACGGCTACGCTCACCTCAAGCATCACATCGCCGCATGCCAGCACACCCACAACGCCcgtagcagcagcaacagcaacagcttaCGCGTCAGTTGCAGCCAGCGTAGTCGCACCAGATACACTAGTAATCACACCCACCGCCAACGCCCCGCAAGCACCGATAGCAATGTCTCCGTACACGGCCAACAGcactaacaacagcaacacctcAGGCATACTCGTCGATCTGCCCTCATCGCCGACCTCGCCGACATCGGTCGCTTCGTCGGCTGGCACACCATGCACCTCCGCCTCCTGCTCATCGGCCACCACGCCCGCACCCACCTACGCATTGCCGCCGACATCGCAAACATATCCCTTCACCATAACCTCCCTACTGGCGATGTCAAAGACAACAATGGAACGTGATGCACGCGGCGGACGCTGTGCGGCCGGTGCGGATGACGATGATGTCGCTTTGACGATAAAAATTTCATCTGCGGGCAAAGGTCCAACGGACACTGTCGACGGTAGACACTATGCGGCACCGGCAGCACTGCCGTTGAAACGTTTCGAGCCCTTCACATGCAAGCTGTGTTTGGTGGATGTAGAGACAAAGGAGGAGGCCACCACGCTGCAGCAATGCGGCTGCGAATTTTGCACTGAGGTGAGtacaaacaatataaataatattcgaATACTTTTGGTGAGCCTGAGCTGacttttttattaagaattttaattattaacaagTCTTAGCACTAGTTAATTTAACAGATATTCTCTTTATGAACCTGATCATTCCAATAAAGGCTGAACCTGACACAGGTTATCCACTTTGGAAAAAAGCGGGTGTCCCTGAAGACTTCTTTTGCAGTAGTCTATCAGTTTGTAAATCACTGTGGGGGCGCTATAAGCATCTCCCCTGGAAAGTATGTCGCCAGCATGAAGTCGGAATTTCCTTGTCCACCAGATCCTGCGTTAGGAACCCTGAGAAGTACAACGTATCGATATCGAGGCCTCTAACCTATATTATGTA
It includes:
- the LOC126756875 gene encoding uncharacterized protein LOC126756875, producing the protein MRPPAMQTAALQPNNELHNDTQRQRLLQQQQQNIAHLPPHLRQQQPQQLQLQLQFQQQQQPQTTPLTLLNQSSYDPTAAATAQQARNKYYFEQHEFTVDKPLNFVATTTTASAKEAVNLNARRSSVASIRLPIVDEKSRQEQLLQRQHAQPQAQPQPQGASLDCIQLLDLSTSPPHEPIYPLQGSVSTYLPQRSLADVPPPYRRASAASVAPVPTHRASYASQYSRSSSSEDGSIGGVSAAPYPNSYTRANSAFDDAAEHFIINFPAADSPSHNQNDCVINLPLSETEPLLTNIEATVADKQRSIRLPKSSASLIFTKKDLLPQRTASVAPYQAANTNNNCATLQKQQQSKQPKRNQAKQQQQQQQQQQQLHHSLSLRSANEYATRKPVKHLPASYQQHQPPQQQQLQQQRRSLQLNYNNNLVTTSTCCSANNNYCSSVTGKGVRAPSASTGGSKSVGAVLHKHHQPSAALSATVAKAEEQQQQSGQTNTNTAATTRKQHAYSWYAPVYTALEEELEQDSRDSSPIHNLANTKKQHLNHYQQQRSSHNSSTAVDNETVALLETRNQVNIQAQLHAQANSHAHAGKDGNDISAVGGGNGVGSGSGVGVARNAKYEAKYAGLARRTNGGGPQAPTTLPLSNAHNAAMQAEMSGGESGYGESQTTAPMNGFDGDVGLVNSLGSTLPPRRRIENFLKSLVGRKSSSARSNSGNSINGGNVDVLNCRAENIVSQQPMPSSPEIKITRTPSEQNMVLLRETSQRGRQYKQQSAAAQEQRKSDCGGGDKLTVNGAMQGSTSSLNVVQQKLWNIMRREGSAASLYNEKSHSIVQYRGLRKCETVLALTRQTNSLCSPIFGGSAAAHVGASGRNNGSASNGGAGVARHNSCSAGGVSACGGMRRTHTTGSGIFSTSGVEQIRPLNRLRNSVTSINAAATCSRCSSLLSLAASGSRYSLNVAANAGAAGAFAPTTATQMHTSASQQQLQALAATLDYKPPPHSSQQHQQQRERKISNVSSSQLNSSNYIVLSSNRIADTTVVEHNAGGSGAGNSSSGNCSRKSSADAPSTHSASSITPPSNMTTATLTSSITSPHASTPTTPVAAATATAYASVAASVVAPDTLVITPTANAPQAPIAMSPYTANSTNNSNTSGILVDLPSSPTSPTSVASSAGTPCTSASCSSATTPAPTYALPPTSQTYPFTITSLLAMSKTTMERDARGGRCAAGADDDDVALTIKISSAGKGPTDTVDGRHYAAPAALPLKRFEPFTCKLCLVDVETKEEATTLQQCGCEFCTECMKAYVDFEITEGAYEISCPDAQCPAQGIMTLPEIANLTTTNLMKKHHRYRLNKEIEMDKTRTWCPRAGCETVCLVGVGPHSDATPSTSTGGGSGGTHTATFTDSQGAQQSLCAVQCPSCKDEFCSACKKAWHPNMTCEENSRRLVADGQDDIGIPFDNDLIKCCPMCAVPIEKDEGCAQMMCKRCKHVFCWYCLASLDDDFLLRHYDRGPCKNKLGHSRASVVWHRAQVIGIFAGFGILLLVASPLLLLAAPCIICCKCRSCSGARIDEGDAELDEATALQSL